Proteins encoded in a region of the Zunongwangia endophytica genome:
- the truA gene encoding tRNA pseudouridine(38-40) synthase TruA, with amino-acid sequence MRYFIDLAYLGSAYHGWQIQPDAISVQQVIQQALSRILQQNIEVVGAGRTDAGVHATQLYAHFDSEVLLNEETLQFKLNSFLPKDISIQQLFKVQPQAHARFDASSRSYEYHIVNSKDPFKIDLAYYLLKRPDVKKMNRAAAMLKDYTNFKCFSKSRTDVKTYNCTIAEAFWEQTENELIFHITADRFLRNMVRAIVGTLLEIGYDKNSVEFLKEILKSEDRSMAGSSVPAHGLYLTKIEYPKTALFDGL; translated from the coding sequence TTGAGGTATTTTATAGATTTAGCCTATTTGGGTTCTGCGTATCACGGTTGGCAGATTCAACCAGATGCTATAAGTGTACAGCAGGTCATTCAGCAGGCACTTTCTAGAATACTTCAGCAGAATATAGAAGTAGTAGGAGCGGGGAGAACCGATGCCGGTGTACATGCTACGCAATTATATGCTCATTTTGATAGTGAAGTTCTATTAAATGAAGAAACACTTCAATTTAAACTGAATTCTTTTTTGCCTAAGGACATTTCTATTCAGCAACTATTTAAAGTTCAGCCACAGGCGCATGCCAGATTTGATGCGTCTAGCCGAAGTTATGAATATCATATTGTAAATTCTAAGGATCCTTTTAAAATCGATCTCGCTTATTACCTTTTGAAGCGACCAGATGTTAAAAAGATGAATCGAGCAGCGGCAATGTTGAAAGATTACACTAATTTTAAGTGCTTTTCGAAAAGCCGAACCGATGTAAAAACCTATAATTGCACTATTGCTGAAGCTTTTTGGGAACAAACTGAAAACGAGCTAATATTTCACATCACCGCAGATCGTTTTTTAAGAAACATGGTAAGAGCGATTGTTGGAACATTATTAGAAATCGGATATGATAAAAATTCAGTTGAATTTTTGAAAGAAATCCTTAAAAGTGAAGACAGAAGTATGGCTGGATCTTCGGTTCCTGCCCATGGTTTATATTTAACCAAAATAGAATACCCTAAAACAGCACTTTTTGATGGCCTCTAA